The Streptomyces sp. NBC_00775 genome includes the window GCTGCGCGCTCGGTTGGTGGCCGACCAGGAGGCGATGACACTCCTCGCACGCTGTGTCGGCCGCTTCGTCAGGGACATGGGGGAGATAGGCAAGGGCTGGGAGCCACCCGCGTTCCCCGCGTCGACGGGGGAGCTCGGGCGCTGCTTCCATGTGTACGTCTTCATCGCGGCGCTTCCCTATGTGCGCGCGTACCACCGGGAGCACGGTGTCCCGGAGGACGTGTCCCGGCGCACCCTCGCCGACCTCGGCCGCCATGTGGCCGTGCACCACAGACGGCTCGGCACACCCGGGCTGCTGTTCCCCTGGTGGATCGCCCTGCACTTCCACGGCGAGCTCCTCCAGCTGGGCCGACTGCAGTTCCAGCGGGCGCGGCTCGGCCGGCGCACGGGCCGGGCCGTCGCGGCGACGGGACTGGACCTGGGACCCGGCGACTCCTGCCTGAGCCTGCACATCACCGACTTCCGCGGCCCCCTGACACCCTCCGCCTGCGACCGATCGCTCGCCCTGGCCAGGGAGTTCTTCACCCGCCACTACCCCGACGAGCGCTATGAGGTCGCCTTCTGCCACTCCTGGCTGCTCGACCCCCAGCTCAAGCGGTATCTCTCCGCCGACTCCAACATCATCCGCTTCCAGGACCGCTTCGAGCTCGTCTACCAGGACAAGACCCCGGACGACGGGGTGCCCATCGGCTTCGTCTTCGGCGATCCGGAGCTGCCGGTGGAGAAACTGCCACGGCGGAACAGCGTCGAGCGCGCGGTGGTGGACCATCTGCGCGAGGGCGGCCACTGGTATGGCGGGCAAGGATGGTTCGCACTGTAGCTCGACACTCGAACGAGTGAATGGGGGCGGGGTGGGAACGGGCCGATGAGGTCGGCCCGTTGGACGGGTATGCGGATCGAGAAGCGACAGGGACACGAGGGAACCGGACCCGGTGCCATCACACCGGACGGCTGCGCGGTCGAGCTCTACGCGCGCCTGCCCATCCGGGACGAGCCGGACATCATCACCGCGGCGGTGCCTGCGGGCGCGCACATCCTGGAACTGGGCAGCGGGGTGGGACGGATGACCCACCCACTCCTGGAGCGCGGGTTCACGGTCACCGCCGTGGACGAGTCGGCCGAGATGCTGGAGCGCGTTCGAGGAGCGCGCACCATACGCAGCACGATCGAGGACCTCGACCTGGGCGAGACCTTCGACGTGGTGATGCTCGCGTCGTTCCTCGTCCACACAGGGGACGTCGACGAACGGCAGTCGATGCTCAAGACCTGCGCCCGCCATGTCGCGGAGGGCGGCTGCGTCTTGATCCAGCGAGAGGGGGAGGACTGGCACACCAACGTCCCCCGCGAGCGGGTCGACCCCTCAGGCTTCATATCCCGGATCACGTCCGCGGAGCCGGTGGGCGACGGGGTGAACTCGGTCCACGCGGAGTACGAGTTCCCGGACGCCACGTGGACCCAGACGTTCCTGGCCCGCCCGTTGACGAAGGACGAGTTCGAGGAGGCGCTGGGGGAGGCGGGGTTGCGGGTGGACCGGTATGTGACGGAGGACGGGGTGTGGGTGAGGGCGGTGAAGGGCTGAGCTGTGCGGGCGCGAGTGACGGCGTCCCGGACCCCTTCGGCCGCGGCGGGCATCATCCGGCCCGTCCGGCGTTTGAGGAGGAGGCCGTTCAGGCCGAAGGGGGGTCTGGGGGCCGCAGCCTCCGGAAGGGACGCGGGGGTCTGGGGGCGCAGCCCCCAGAAGGGGCGCGGGGAACTGCGCAATCTTTTGGACCAGCCCCCACCCACCCGCACCCGACCCACAACTGAACGGGGTCGAAGGGGCAGAGCCCCTGGGGATGGGACGGGTAGGGGCGGCGGGGGCGAGCACAATTCCCCGCCCGCACCGATGAGTTACGGCCCCGCACCCGGTCTACCTCTGTGAAAGCAACAGCTACCGCTCACACAGGAGACCCCCATGTCCGAGACCACGGCTCCCGTCACCGCCGTCTCCCACATCACCCCCGCCCCCGACGCCGCCCCCGCCCCCGGCGCCAGCCGCCCCCGCAGCGCCCGAATCTCCCTGACCGCCCTGCAAGTCGTCCTCGGCCTCTTCTACGCGATCGCGAGCGCCCTCCCCAAGCTGATCGCACACCCGTCAGCGGTAGAGGCCTTCGACAAGCTCGGATGGGGCCACACGGGCATGTACGTCATCGGCGTGCTCGAACTCGCAGGCGGGATCGCCCTGTTGGTCCCGCTCCTGGACTCCCTGGCAGCGGTGGCGCTCAGCGCGCTGATGGTCGGCGCGTTCATCGTCAACGTCACGGTCATCCACGGCCCGTACGTGGCGACCCCGCTCATCCTGATCCTGCCGCTCGCACTGATCGCGTGGGCCAGGCGCAGCCACACCACCGAACTGCTCCGCCTGGTACGCAGGCGGGCATGACGGCCGTACGAGACGAAGGGCTCCCTCTTTCAACAGAGGGAGCCCTCGACGTCGTACGGGGTGAGATTCAGGACCGGGAGCCGGAGCCGGAACCGGACCCGGACCCGCCGTGACCACGCTCCTGGCCGGAGGCGCCGGAGGCGCCGGAGGCGCCCGAGAAGCCAGGGGTGCCGGCGGCAAGCCCCCGCAAGCGCTCCAGCTCGCGCCGGTCCCGCTTGGTCGGGCGCCCCGCCCCCCGGTCACGGATGCCCGCGGGAGCGACGGCCTCGCGCGGCGGAGGCGGCGGACTGTTGTCGACGTAGCACTCGACGGCGACCGGCGCCCCGACCCGCTTGCGGATCACGCGCTTCACGACGACGACCCGCTCCCGCCCGTCGTGCCGCAGCCGCACCTCGTCTCCGACGCGTACGGCATACGCGGGCTTGACGCGCTCGCCGTTCACCCGGACATGCCCGCCCCGGCAGGCGGTGGCGCCCATCGAGCGGGTCTTGACGAGACGTACGGACCAGATCCAGCTGTCGACCCGGACACTCTCGCCGCGACCCGGACCGGCGGCCTTGGCGGCCTCGGCCGCGCTCACCGTGTCACCGGAGCCGTGCGCGCCGCCGTTACTCGTGCCCTTCTTGTCCCCGTCAGCACCCTCAGAAGCCATACGTCGACCTTAGTCCTCCGCGGCGGCCGCACCGGGAGGATTTTCCACGGCCTGGACCACTGCACCGACGACAGCCTGGACCACTGCACCGACGACAGCCTGGACCACTGCACCGACGACAGCCTGGACCACTGCACGGACCACCCCGGACGCGACCGTCCTCCGAAGCGGCGGGGGCCGTGATGATCCAGTCGTACGGTGGAGGCATGGACACCAGCGGCCTGGACGGCAGGGGCCTGGACGCCAGGGGCCTCGCCGAGCTGGACGCGCGGGTCACCGGGTGTCGCGCCTGTCCGCGCCTCGTCGCCTGGCGCGAGGAGGTGGCCCGCACCAAGCGCGCCGCCTTCGCCGGCCAGACGTACTGGGGGCGTCCGGTTCCCGGGTTCGGACCGGCCGACGCCTCGCTGCTCATCGTCGGACTCGCACCCGCCGCGCACGGCGGGAACCGGACCGGGCGGATGTTCACGGGAGACCGGTCCGGGGATGTGCTGTACGCGGCGCTGCACGACCTGGGCCTGGCGTCGCGGGGGACTTCGGTGAGCGCGGACGACGGGCTGGAGCTGTACGGCGTACGCGTCACCTCGCCCGTGCACTGCGCCCCGCCGGCCAACAAGCCGACGCCCGAGGAGCGGGACACGTGCCGCCCTTGGCTCGTACGGGAGTTGGAGCTGCTGCGGCCCTCGCTACGGGCGGTGGTGGTGCTCGGGGCCTTCGGGTGGCAGGCCGCGTTGCCCGCGTTCGCGGCGGCGGGGTGGGCGGTGCCCCGGCCCAGGCCGGTGTTCGCGCATGGGGCGCGGGTCACGCTGGGCCCGGATTCTGTGGCATCGCAGTCGATGTCGATGGTGCCCGTTGAATCGGAGCCCATGTCGATCGGGCCCGTTGTACCGGAGCCGATCCGGCCCGTCGAGCTCTTCGGCTGTTTCCACGTCAGTCAGCGGAACACCTTCACCGGGCGGCTCACGCCCGCGATGCTCCGCGACGTCCTGCGTACGGCGGCGCAGGCGGCGGGGCTGACGACGCGACCGTACGCGGGTTAGCCTCGCGTGATGGGTGTGTATCCGGAGATCGAACCGTACGACCACGGAATGCTCGACGTCGGGGACGGCAACCGCGTCTACTGGGAGGTCTGCGGCAACCCACGCGGCAAGCCCGCGGTGATGCTGCACGGCGGCCCCGGCTCGGGGTGCGGTGCCTGGTACCGGCGCTACTGCGACCCGGCGGCGTACCGCATCGTCCTGCTCGACCAGCGCGGCTGCGGACGCTCCACACCGCGCGCGAGCGACTACGAGACGGACATGAGCGTCAACACGACGGCCCATGTGATCCGGGACCTGGAGCTGCTGCGCGGTCACTTGGGCATCGAGCGGTGGCTGGTGTGGGGAGTCTCGTGGGGCTCGGTGCTGGGGCTGCGGTACGCGCAGACGCATCCGGACGCCGTGTCCGAGCTGGTGCTGACGGGGGTGGCCACCGGCTCGAACCCTGAAGTGGCCATGCTGACCAAGGGACTTGGGAAGATCTTCCCCGAGGCCTTCGAGCGGTTCCTCGCCGAGTTGCCCGAGGGCGAGCGCGACGGGAACCTGGCGGCCGCGTACAACCGGCTGATCGAGTCCCCCGACCCGGAGGTACGGGCGCGGGCGGCACGCGCCTGGACCGACTGGGAGACGGCGATCATTCCCGCGCCACCGCGGTCCGTGGAGCGCTACGAGGACCCGGCCTTCCGCATGGGCTTCGCCCGCACGGTCACGCACTACTTCGGCAACGACCACTTCCTGGGGGAGGGGAACGACGAGGGGGTCGTCCTCCGGGACGCACCCCTGCTCAAGGGCATCCCCGGCACCCTCGTCCAGGGCAGCCTCGACCTGGGGAATCTGCTGGGCATCGTGTGGCGCCTCCACCATGCCTGGCCCGGCAGCGAGTTGGTCGTCGTCGACGACGCGGGGCACAACGCGGGGGCTCCGGGGGTGGTGGACGTGCTGGTGGCGGCCACGGACAAGTACGCGGCAGGTTAGGGGAGTTCCGTCTCACCGAACAGATGCCGCACCGTCGACCGG containing:
- a CDS encoding RNA-binding S4 domain-containing protein, which produces MASEGADGDKKGTSNGGAHGSGDTVSAAEAAKAAGPGRGESVRVDSWIWSVRLVKTRSMGATACRGGHVRVNGERVKPAYAVRVGDEVRLRHDGRERVVVVKRVIRKRVGAPVAVECYVDNSPPPPPREAVAPAGIRDRGAGRPTKRDRRELERLRGLAAGTPGFSGASGASGASGQERGHGGSGSGSGSGSRS
- a CDS encoding uracil-DNA glycosylase, translated to MDTSGLDGRGLDARGLAELDARVTGCRACPRLVAWREEVARTKRAAFAGQTYWGRPVPGFGPADASLLIVGLAPAAHGGNRTGRMFTGDRSGDVLYAALHDLGLASRGTSVSADDGLELYGVRVTSPVHCAPPANKPTPEERDTCRPWLVRELELLRPSLRAVVVLGAFGWQAALPAFAAAGWAVPRPRPVFAHGARVTLGPDSVASQSMSMVPVESEPMSIGPVVPEPIRPVELFGCFHVSQRNTFTGRLTPAMLRDVLRTAAQAAGLTTRPYAG
- a CDS encoding acyltransferase domain-containing protein, whose protein sequence is MLLDALRADARLAEWLRDLESEGPPRTEAVLPDADELPDVLLDLTVAHEHINELVALRARLVADQEAMTLLARCVGRFVRDMGEIGKGWEPPAFPASTGELGRCFHVYVFIAALPYVRAYHREHGVPEDVSRRTLADLGRHVAVHHRRLGTPGLLFPWWIALHFHGELLQLGRLQFQRARLGRRTGRAVAATGLDLGPGDSCLSLHITDFRGPLTPSACDRSLALAREFFTRHYPDERYEVAFCHSWLLDPQLKRYLSADSNIIRFQDRFELVYQDKTPDDGVPIGFVFGDPELPVEKLPRRNSVERAVVDHLREGGHWYGGQGWFAL
- a CDS encoding class I SAM-dependent methyltransferase is translated as MRSARWTGMRIEKRQGHEGTGPGAITPDGCAVELYARLPIRDEPDIITAAVPAGAHILELGSGVGRMTHPLLERGFTVTAVDESAEMLERVRGARTIRSTIEDLDLGETFDVVMLASFLVHTGDVDERQSMLKTCARHVAEGGCVLIQREGEDWHTNVPRERVDPSGFISRITSAEPVGDGVNSVHAEYEFPDATWTQTFLARPLTKDEFEEALGEAGLRVDRYVTEDGVWVRAVKG
- a CDS encoding DoxX family protein, which produces MSETTAPVTAVSHITPAPDAAPAPGASRPRSARISLTALQVVLGLFYAIASALPKLIAHPSAVEAFDKLGWGHTGMYVIGVLELAGGIALLVPLLDSLAAVALSALMVGAFIVNVTVIHGPYVATPLILILPLALIAWARRSHTTELLRLVRRRA
- the pip gene encoding prolyl aminopeptidase, producing the protein MGVYPEIEPYDHGMLDVGDGNRVYWEVCGNPRGKPAVMLHGGPGSGCGAWYRRYCDPAAYRIVLLDQRGCGRSTPRASDYETDMSVNTTAHVIRDLELLRGHLGIERWLVWGVSWGSVLGLRYAQTHPDAVSELVLTGVATGSNPEVAMLTKGLGKIFPEAFERFLAELPEGERDGNLAAAYNRLIESPDPEVRARAARAWTDWETAIIPAPPRSVERYEDPAFRMGFARTVTHYFGNDHFLGEGNDEGVVLRDAPLLKGIPGTLVQGSLDLGNLLGIVWRLHHAWPGSELVVVDDAGHNAGAPGVVDVLVAATDKYAAG